One Saccharomyces kudriavzevii IFO 1802 strain IFO1802 genome assembly, chromosome: 4 genomic region harbors:
- the FOB1 gene encoding replication fork barrier binding protein FOB1 (similar to Saccharomyces cerevisiae FOB1 (YDR110W); ancestral locus Anc_8.262) — translation MTNSRYNGALFDDGDDSLPSGSVTRKSSPQMRKTTSPRESREPLKDRLLILPSMGESYTAYVDSYLNLELLERGERETPIFLESLTRQLTQQIYELIKTKSLTADTLQQISDKYDGVVAENKLLFLQRQYYVDNEGNVRDGRNNDKIYCEPKHIYDMVMATHLMNKHLRGKTLHSFLFSHFANTSHAIIDWVQQFCSKCNKKGKIKPLKEYKRPDMYDKLLPMERIHIEVFEPFTGGAIEGKYPYVLLCRDYRSSFMWLLPLKSTKFKHLIPVISSLFLSFARVPIFVTSSTLDKDDLYDICEEIASKYGLCIGLGLKSSARFHTGGILCIQYALNSYKEECLADWGKCLRYGPYRFNRRRNKRTKRKPAQVLLSEVPGHNAKFETKRERVIENTYSRNMFKMAGGKGLIYLEDVNTFALANEAENNGNNNRNHPDNNFGNDDFEEEVQKQFDLTEQNYIDEYDDLAHDSSEGEFEPNTLTPEEKASHIVEEKRIGSTSETTDLDGNTKQEVDEPEEVNHNIEETDGTRQADPQVDQSVEITRPDTSYYQTAASPSIKRQKLNQQRHGDVTRDFGASMEL, via the coding sequence ATGACGAATTCGCGCTACAATGGCGCCTTGtttgatgatggtgatgattCGTTACCATCAGGATCAGTTACAAGGAAGTCATCTCCGCAGATGAGAAAAACAACGTCACCTAGGGAATCGAGGGAACCTTTGAAGGATCGCCTATTGATACTTCCATCGATGGGGGAATCATATACTGCATATGTGGACTCTTACTTGAACTTGGAGTTATTGGAAAGAGGAGAAAGAGAAACACCAATTTTTCTCGAGTCATTGACAAGGCAATTAACCCAACAAATATACGAATTAATAAAGACAAAATCCTTAACAGCGGACACTTTGCAGCAGATTAGTGATAAATACGATGGTGTAGTGGCAGAAAATAagcttttgtttttgcaaAGACAATATTATGTCGATAATGAAGGAAACGTCAGAGATGGACGAAATAACGATAAAATTTATTGTGAACCAAAACATATCTATGACATGGTAATGGCAACGCATTTGATGAATAAGCATCTTAGAGGTAAAACGTTACattcctttttgttttctcaTTTTGCAAATACAAGTCATGCCATCATTGATTGGGTCCAGcaattttgttcaaaatgtaataaaaagggaaaaatcAAGCCCTTGAAGGAATATAAACGTCCTGACATGTATGATAAATTACTACCAATGGAGAGAATCCACATTGAGGTATTCGAACCCTTCACCGGAGGAGCAATTGAAGGAAAGTATCCTTATGTTTTATTGTGCAGAGACTATCGTTCAAGTTTCATGTGGTTATTGCCATTAAAGAGTACTAAATTCAAGCATCTAATCCCTGTAATCTCTTCACTTTTCTTATCATTTGCCAGAGTTCCAATTTTTGTAACATCAAGCACTTTAGATAAAGATGATCTTTACGATATATGTGAAGAGATTGCATCAAAATATGGTCTTTGTATAGGCTTAGGCTTAAAAAGTTCAGCAAGATTTCATACAGGCGGCATACTGTGTATTCAGTATGCCTTGAATAGCTATAAAGAAGAATGTTTAGCTGACTGGGGTAAATGCTTAAGATATGGCCCTTACAGGTTCAACAGAAGAAGGAACAAGAGAACGAAGCGTAAACCTGCGCAAGTACTACTTAGTGAAGTTCCTGGACACAATGCAAAGTTCGAGACTAAGAGGGAAAGGGTCATAGAGAACACGTATTCCCGCAATATGTTCAAGATGGCAGGTGGTAAAGGTCTTATATATCTGGAAGATGTTAACACTTTTGCGTTGGCTAACGAAGCGGAGAACAACGGCAATAACAACAGAAACCATCCTGACAAtaattttggaaatgatgactttgaagaagaggtaCAGAAGCAGTTCGATCTAACCGAACAGAATTATATCGACGAATACGACGACCTGGCGCATGATTCGTCAGAAGGTGAATTTGAACCTAACACCTTGACTCCAGAGGAAAAGGCTTCCCATATTGTTGAGGAGAAGCGAATAGGATCAACCAGCGAGACGACGGATCTTGATGGAAATACGAAGCAAGAAGTGGATGAGCCTGAAGAAGTTAATCATAATATTGAGGAAACTGATGGTACACGGCAAGCGGACCCACAAGTGGATCAAAGCGTAGAAATAACAAGACCGGACACATCCTACTACCAAACTGCAGCGTCACCTTCaataaaaagacaaaaattaaatcAACAGCGTCATGGAGACGTAACAAGGGATTTTGGTGCGTCAATGGAACTGTAA
- the SKDI04G3350 gene encoding putative phosphotransferase (similar to Saccharomyces cerevisiae YDR109C; ancestral locus Anc_8.257) — MYVKKLRRRMQIKTCHLEVSPSKKISLSTIPLKDPEVKFYVGVDVGTGSARACIIDQSGNMLSLAEKPIKREELRPNFITQSSREIWDAVCHCVKAVIQESRVDPDRVHGMGFDATCSLVVVSATDAKGVAVGPDFTKNDQNIILWMDHRAMKETEEINSSEDKCLKYVGGQMSVEMEIPKIKWLKNNLRSELFQDCKFFDLPDYLTFKATGKENRSFSSAVCKQGFLPAGVEGSNLGWSEEFLNTIGLSELIESDFEKLGGSLRHKKNFLSAGECIGSLDWKAARELGLTENCVVSSGLIDAYAGWVGTVAAKPESPIRGLAENEDNTYNYNGAIGRLAAVAGTSTCHILLSKDPIFVHGIWGPYRDVLARGFWAAEGGQSCTGVLLDHVIKIHPAYTELSQLTNAAGVSKFEYLNSMLETMVKKRNERSVISLARHLFFYGDYHGNRSPIADSNMRACIIGQSMDNSVEDLAITYLSACEFISQQTRQIVEVMLKSGHKIDAIFMSGGQCRNDLLTRLLADCSGLPIVIPRYIDGAVVFGSALLGAAASEAFDLAKGRRTLTTKKSSSAQEFFINSYPSPQNSAMRHQNLASDVTCSYNLPNSISSAPDTMNRHSSTISKQSRGDMSSEESSKGTLNTVALRSLEEKRYRGTGILWKVMQELTGDAKAVNPNKATHPDRILLDTKYQIFLDMAETQKRYRHMVDNLEESFSK, encoded by the coding sequence ATGTATGTAAAAAAACTCCGACGCAGAATGCAAATTAAAACATGCCATTTGGAAGTGTCaccatcaaagaaaatatcattatCTACCATTCCCCTGAAAGATCCTGAAGTAAAATTTTATGTTGGTGTAGATGTGGGTACAGGCTCTGCAAGAGCCTGTATTATTGACCAATCTGGTAACATGTTATCATTAGCTGAAAAGCCCATAAAAAGGGAAGAATTGAGGCCGAATTTTATTACTCAGTCTTCCAGAGAAATTTGGGATGCCGTTTGTCATTGTGTTAAAGCGGTTATTCAGGAATCAAGAGTTGATCCGGACAGAGTTCATGGCATGGGCTTTGATGCAACTTGTTCTCTAGTAGTTGTATCAGCCACTGACGCTAAAGGAGTCGCGGTCGGACCTGATTTCACCAAGAATGATCAGAACATCATATTATGGATGGATCACAGAGCTATGAAGGAGactgaagaaatcaacTCTTCTGAAGATAAATGTTTGAAATATGTTGGAGGCCAAATGTCTGTTGAGATGGAAATTCCTAAAATCAAATGGTTGAAGAACAACTTAAGATCtgaactttttcaagattgcaaattttttgaccTCCCAGATTACTTGACATTCAAAGCCACgggcaaagaaaacaggTCATTCTCTTCTGCCGTTTGTAAACAGGGGTTCCTACCAGCTGGTGTAGAAGGGTCCAATCTGGGTTGGTCTGAAGAATTTCTGAACACTATTGGCCTCTCAGAGCTTATAGAAAGCGACTTTGAGAAACTAGGCGGATCGTTAAggcataaaaaaaattttctgagCGCAGGCGAATGTATTGGTTCGTTAGATTGGAAAGCTGCCCGCGAGCTAGGTTTGACGGAGAATTGTGTGGTGAGCTCAGGACTCATTGATGCATATGCAGGCTGGGTTGGGACTGTAGCCGCCAAGCCAGAATCGCCAATCAGAGGTCTTGcggaaaatgaagataataCGTATAATTACAACGGCGCTATTGGTAGACTGGCTGCTGTTGCAGGTACATCCACATGCCATATTTTGTTGTCAAAGGATCCGATCTTTGTTCACGGTATCTGGGGACCCTATAGAGATGTTCTTGCAAGAGGTTTCTGGGCTGCGGAAGGCGGCCAAAGCTGTACGGGGGTTCTTTTAGATCATGTTATAAAAATCCATCCAGCTTATACTGAACTATCCCAATTGACGAACGCAGCAGGCGtatcaaaatttgaatacTTGAACTCAATGCTCGAGACCATGGTTAAGAAACGTAATGAGAGATCTGTTATATCTTTGGCCAGAcatctatttttttatggtGACTATCACGGTAATCGGTCACCTATAGCGGATTCAAATATGCGTGCTTGTATTATAGGGCAATCTATGGATAATTCAGTTGAAGATCTTGCAATTACTTATTTGAGCGCATGTGAATTCATATCACAGCAGACAAGACAAATTGTTGAAGTAATGTTGAAAAGTGGTCACAAAATTGATGCTATTTTCATGTCGGGTGGGCAGTGTCGAAATGACCTACTAACGAGATTGTTGGCTGATTGTTCCGGTCTCCCGATTGTGATTCCGCGGTACATTGACGGTGCAGTTGTATTTGGCTCCGCTCTACTTGGAGCTGCCGCAAGCGAAGCTTTTGATTTAGCCAAGGGAAGAAGAACTCtcacaacaaaaaaatcttcctcGGCACaggaatttttcatcaattcaTATCCATCGCCACAGAATTCAGCAATGCGACATCAAAACTTGGCAAGTGATGTAACCTGCTCTTATAACTTACCAAATTCGATCTCAAGTGCCCCCGATACAATGAATAGGCattcttcaacaatttcTAAGCAATCACGAGGTGATATGTCCTCTGAAGAAAGTAGCAAGGGCACCCTGAATACTGTAGCACTCAGAAgcttggaagaaaaaaggtacCGTGGCACAGGTATTCTATGGAAAGTTATGCAAGAGCTAACGGGTGATGCAAAAGCGGTGAATCCTAACAAGGCAACACATCCAGATAGAATCCTTCTAGATACAAAGTACCAAATTTTCCTTGATATGGCTGAAACTCAGAAAAGATACAGACATATGGTAGATAATTTAGAGGAGTCATTTAGTAAGTAA
- the TRS85 gene encoding Trs85p (similar to Saccharomyces cerevisiae TRS85 (YDR108W); ancestral locus Anc_8.255): MVFSYEHYMNLLFHLDNSEEIVPPEIAKRIVSNAIAPVITVTSTPLFDKHIQETYNVDSLYMLLRFFGGCVSDRDQANEGKVGPNEHEVSDTSVSMESLSKNQNLGVPNALKKGSRSRSNSLFQRDSTQSQYIRFTRPLGDLIETRDTNDMLFNYHSLEVYLDNYLKLVTENTNETAPHDLLKKSIYHSFFSLAISSTNNLSPYETFNHPILSLIALDISNGEVYEDARDLLVNFKNLNHNTENFPIFMNTNEMLPVFLICYNDESQEEFEKCQALAKKLKKQLFVESIFLPLWKESFIDDENSSIKLHQPVMSSLEEILFFLQAPTQTTLSLPLINSIYDILDYLVYDLMIPFMKRKVSFWEETILQPRKSLFNGAKFFKKFMNKNPANGSHQHNSLTRDRQGNEYFSSSSSEFLMRKLADWSMMLSDFKTAYSTYESLMDDLDAFPKYLASCIEWCAVSLLMGAQSIVTVKMIKNDINPLIERALATYEKCSQIQRHKGKELSSSSVTEPVRSYETRCMILASELFLSLSDTWTSTPYAIQYLETILDECKLGPCSQIMIWERLSDCYNLRVDPRIKHRVGVMKKSFKETEDLRNGDEHYTDHFIEEDILSEGLTRRRKAAFFRLIAAKKWAEQKHWRQVSWCLKDIESTYSEIKFLHCNDSILSKLKSQLNLKDLDSAPGPTEKNPTTTSINFIE, translated from the coding sequence ATGGTTTTTTCGTATGAGCATTATATGAATCTACTTTTCCATTTGGATAATAGTGAAGAGATAGTGCCTCCGGAGATTGCGAAAAGGATAGTTTCTAATGCTATAGCTCCGGTGATAACAGTTACTTCCACCCCACTTTTTGACAAACATATTCAGGAGACGTACAATGTCGATTCTCTGTACATGCTGCTACGATTCTTCGGTGGTTGTGTCTCTGACAGAGATCAAGCCAATGAAGGTAAAGTTGGACCCAATGAACATGAGGTGAGTGATACTAGCGTCTCAATGGAATCGCTTtccaaaaatcaaaacttAGGAGTCCCCAATGCGTTGAAGAAAGGTAGCCGCAGCAGGTCAAATAGTCTTTTCCAGAGGGATTCAACGCAATCTCAGTATATTAGATTTACAAGACCGTTGGGTGATCTGATCGAAACAAGGGACACCAATGATATGCTGTTTAATTATCATTCTTTGGAAGTGTATTTAGAtaattatttgaaattagTTACCGAAAATACGAATGAAACGGCTCCCCACGATCTTTTAAAGAAGTCCATTTAccatagttttttttcgttgGCAATTTCTTCCACAAATAACTTATCACCTTACGAAACCTTTAATCATCCGATCCTTTCCTTGATTGCATTAGATATTTCAAATGGTGAAGTATATGAGGATGCAAGAGATCTTTTGGTTAATTTCAAGAACCTTAATCATAACACCGAAAACTTTCCTATTTTCATGAATACAAATGAAATGCTTCCAGTTTTCTTAATATGCTATAATGACGAATCCCAAGAAGAATTCGAAAAATGTCAGGCTTTGGctaaaaaattaaaaaaacaattgTTTGTCGAgagcatttttttacccCTCTGGAAAGAATCTTTCATTGACGATGAAAACTCAAGTATTAAATTGCATCAACCAGTGATGTCATCGCTTGAAGAaatacttttctttctacaGGCTCCAACTCAAACAACGCTTTCCCTAcctttgataaattcaatTTATGATATTCTCGACTATTTGGTTTACGATTTAATGATACCGTTtatgaagagaaaagtgTCATTTTGGGAAGAGACGATCTTACAGCCAAGAAAGTCGCTGTTTAATGGtgcaaaatttttcaaaaaattcatgaaTAAGAATCCTGCCAACGGCAGTCATCAACATAACTCTCTAACGAGAGACCGCCAAGGTAATgagtatttttcatcttcatcttctgaaTTTTTGATGAGGAAATTGGCAGATTGGTCTATGATGCTCTCCGACTTCAAAACTGCCTATTCCACATACGAATCACTAATGGACGATTTAGATGCTTTTCCCAAATATCTGGCTTCGTGCATTGAATGGTGCGCAGTATCACTGCTGATGGGCGCACAAAGCATAGTCACCGTGAAGATgattaaaaatgatataAATCCCTTAATTGAGAGAGCTTTGGCCACATACGAAAAGTGCTCGCAAATTCAGCGTCATAAAGGCAAAGAGTTGTCCTCTTCAAGCGTTACAGAGCCTGTACGTTCATATGAGACGCGTTGTATGATTTTGGCTTCTGAgttatttttatctttaaGTGATACGTGGACGTCTACACCTTATGCTATTCAGTATCTGGAAACTATTTTAGATGAGTGTAAGTTGGGACCCTGCTCACAAATCATGATTTGGGAGAGACTCAGTGACTGCTATAATTTGAGAGTTGACCCTAGAATTAAACATAGAGTTGGagtgatgaaaaaaagctttAAGGAAACTGAGGACCTCCGAAATGGCGACGAGCACTACACAGACCATTTTATAGAGGAAGACATATTATCCGAGGGCTTAACAAGAAGACGCAAGGCAGCTTTTTTTAGATTAATCGCAGCCAAGAAATGGGCAGAACAAAAACACTGGAGGCAGGTTTCTTGGTGTTTGAAAGACATTGAAAGCACGTATTCAGAgataaaatttttacaTTGTAATGACTCAATCTTAAGTAAGTTGAAGAGTCAACTCAATCTAAAGGATCTGGATTCAGCGCCAGGACCAACCGAGAAAAATCCAACTACGACAAGCATTAATTTTATAGAATGA
- the ALT2 gene encoding alanine transaminase ALT2 (similar to Saccharomyces cerevisiae ALT2 (YDR111C) and ALT1 (YLR089C); ancestral locus Anc_8.263), translating into MTMTHQQDLKSVFIAKDLDFKPAAKITKKDLNGSVTKAEYAVRGSIPTRADELKEELKKNPGLLPFDDIINANIGNPQQLDQKPLTFTRQVLSILEYPEILQVDHEKLASLNLFSKDALKRAECLLKDIGGSVGAYSHSQGVPGIRQTVADFITARDGGEPATPEDIYLTTGASSAATSLLSLLCKDTRTGLLIPIPQYPLYTASASLFNAQVLPYYLDEECNWSTESDEIEKVVQDALEKGIRPSVLIVINPGNPTGAVLTEETIARICLIAAKYGIAVISDEVYQENVFNDFKFHSMKKVLRKLQHCYPGKFDNVQLASLHSISKGFMGECGQRGGYMEIVGFSQDIRDALFKLMSISICSVVTGQAIVDLMVNPPQPGDESYEQDRQERSKIFNEMRTRANLLYETFNGLEGIECQNPQGAMYLFPRLILPDKAFRESERLGVEPDEFYCASLLESTGICTVPGSGFGQKPGTYHVRTTFLAPGTQWIQNWKNFHQSFFNEYRD; encoded by the coding sequence ATGACGATGACACACCAGCAGGACTTGAAAAGTGTGTTTATCGCCAAAGATTTGGACTTCAAGCCTGCCGCCAAGATCACCAAAAAGGATTTGAATGGGAGCGTCACCAAGGCAGAGTATGCCGTGAGAGGCTCTATCCCCACAAGAGCTGATGAGCTGAAAGAggaactgaaaaaaaatcctggTTTGTTACCCTTCGATGATATTATCAACGCAAACATTGGTAATCCGCAACAGCTGGATCAAAAGCCTTTGACTTTCACCAGACAGGTCTTATCCATATTAGAATACCCGGAAATTCTACAAGTAGatcatgaaaaattagCATCTTTGAACTTATTTTCCAAGGATGCCTTGAAAAGAGCTGAATGTTTACTGAAGGATATTGGCGGTTCCGTCGGAGCCTATTCGCATTCCCAAGGTGTTCCAGGAATAAGGCAAACAGTTGCAGATTTCATTACTGCGAGAGACGGTGGCGAACCTGCCACCCCGGAAGATATCTATTTAACCACTGGTGCCTCATCCGCAGCCACTTCCCTGCTATCTTTATTGTGTAAAGATACCCGAACGGGTTTGCTGATTCCAATTCCTCAGTATCCCTTGTACACTGCATCCGCGTCTCTTTTCAATGCGCAAGTGTTGCCATATTACTTGGATGAGGAATGCAACTGGTCCACTGAAAGTGacgaaattgaaaaagtggTGCAGGACGCCTTAGAAAAGGGCATTAGGCCATCGGTATTGATCGTTATCAACCCAGGTAACCCCACCGGTGCCGTTCTAACTGAAGAAACCATCGCCAGGATCTGCTTGATTGCCGCAAAGTATGGTATTGCAGTTATTTCTGATGAGGTCTATCAAGAAAACGTTTTCAACGATTTCAAGTTCcattcaatgaagaaagtttTGAGAAAACTGCAACACTGTTATCCaggaaaatttgataacGTCCAATTAGCCTCTTTGCACTCCATTTCAAAGGGATTTATGGGTGAATGTGGTCAAAGGGGTGGCTACATGGAAATCGTAGGGTTCTCTCAAGATATAAGGGATGCTCTTTTCAAACTCATGTCTATATCTATCTGTTCTGTTGTCACGGGACAAGCTATAGTCGATTTGATGGTCAACCCCCCTCAACCTGGTGATGAATCATATGAGCAAGACCGTCAGGAAAGGTCGAAGATTTTTAATGAAATGCGCACCAGAGCTAACTTGTTGTACGAGACATTCAATGGACTTGAAGGTATTGAATGTCAAAACCCCCAAGGTGCCATGTACCTCTTCCCAAGGCTTATTTTACCTGACAAAGCCTTTCGCGAAAGTGAACGCCTTGGCGTCGAACCTGATGAGTTCTATTGCGCATCCTTATTAGAATCCACAGGTATTTGTACCGTTCCCGGTTCTGGATTTGGACAAAAACCTGGCACTTACCATGTGCGTACAACATTTTTGGCGCCAGGGACTCAGTGGATtcaaaactggaaaaattttcatcagagTTTCTTCAACGAGTACCGCGATTAA